GGCATCTTCCGAACAGAGCCGCACCTCGATGGCGTGGCCGGAGAGCTTGATGTCCTGCTGCTTCACCGGCAGCGGCTCGCCGCGCGCGACACGTAGCTGCAGCTCGACGAGGTCGAGACCGGTGATCGCCTCGGTGACGGGATGCTCGACCTGAAGGCGGGTGTTCATTTCCATGAAGTAGAACTCGCCGCTGCTATCCAGCAGGAATTCCAGCGTACCAGCGCCCTCATAGCGCAGCGCCTTCACGGCCGCGACCGCGACTTCGCCCATCCTGGCCCGCAGCTCCGGCGTGACCGCCGGCGACGGCGCCTCCTCGATCAGCTTCTGATGCCGCCGCTGCACCGAGCAATCGCGCTCGCCGAGATGAATGGCGTTGCCGTGGCTGTCCCCGAACACCTGGATCTCGATGTGGCGCGGGTTCTGGATGGCGCGTTCGAGGATCACCGTCGGATCGCCGAACGCAGCCTTCGCTTCCGAGCGCGCGCTGCGCAGCGCATCGGGGAAGGATGCCGCGTCGGTGACAAGCCGCATGCCGCGCCCGCCACCGCCGGCGACCGCCTTGATCATCACGGGAAAGCCGATCTTCCTGGCCTCCGCGAACATGATCTCGTCGCCCTGCTCGGCCCCTTGATAGCCGGGCACAATGGGCACGCCGGCCTTTTTCATGATCTCCTTGGCGCCGGCCTTGTTACCCATCGCCTCGATCGCCTGCGGCGACGGCCCGATGAAGACGAGCCCCGCATCCTTGCAGGCTTGCGCGAAATCTTCGTTCTCGGCGAGGAAGCCGTAGCCGGGGTGAACGGCATCCGCGCCGCTCGCCTTGGCAGCCGCGATGATCGCAGAGATGTTGAGATAGGATTGGGCCGGCAAGGCTTCGCCGATGCGCACAGCCTGGTCAGCCTGGCGCACATGCAGCGCATCCCGATCCGCATCCGAATAGACCGCGACGACACCGAGGCCGAGCTGCCGCGCGCTGCGCATCACGCGCAACGCGATCTCGCCGCGGTTGGCGATCAGGACTTTGAAGAACGGCCGGTGCTGCACTGATCCGTTCCTCATGGGCGGGCCACCGAAAACTGCATGCGCTGGGGCGTGCGCGCATCGCCCTCGCGGCAGATCGCGAGCACTTCGGACAGCACCGCACGGCTGTCGCGCGGATCGATCACGCCATCGTCGAGCACGCGCGCACTGGTCGAGAACACGTCCATCTGGCCGTCGAACACGCCGATGATCTGCGCCTTCATGGCATCCAGCTTGTCCTTCTCGATCGGCTTGCCGCGGCGCGCGGCGGCGGCCTCGGTCACGATCGCCATGGTTTCAGCCGCCTGCTCGCCGCCCATGACCGCGGTCTTGGCGTTGGGCCAGGAGAAGCAGAAGCGCGGATGAAAGCCACGGCCGCACATGCCGTAATTGCCGGCGCCGAAGGAGGCGCCGCAATAGATGGTGATCTGCGGCACCGTGGCCGACGTTACCGCCTGGATCATCTTGGAGCCGTGCTTGATCATGCCGGCTTCTTCATAGGCCTTGCCGACCATGTAGCCCGTGGTGTTGTTGAGATAAAGGATCGGCGTGCGGGTCTGGCAGCAGGCCTGGATGAAATGCGTCGCCTTGTTGGCGCCGGCGGGATCGAGCGGACCGTTGTTGGTGATGATGCCGATCGCCTGGCCCTCGATGCGGGCATGACCGCAGACCGTGGCTGGGCCGTAGTTCGGAGCCATCTCGGTGAAATCGGAATCGTCGACGATGCGCGCAATCACCTGCTTCATGTCCACGGTGCGCTTGTGGTCCATCGGCATGATGCCGAGCAGCTCGTCCTGGTCGTAGCGTGGCGGCTTGAATAGCGGAGCCGCCTTGCCCGGCCGCTCCCATTCCATCGCCGCCATGATCTCGCGGGCGATGCGAAGCGCGTCGCGGTCGTCTTCAGCCAGGTAGTCGCCAAGGCCGGACACTTGCGTGTGCATCTCGGCGCCGCCGAGCTCCTCCTCGGTCGCGATCTCGCCGGTCGCCGCCTTCAGCAGCGGCGGCCCCGCGAGGAACGCGCGGGTGCGGCCGCGCACCATGACGATGTAGTCGGAGAGGCCGGTTTGATAGGCACCGCCGGCAGTCGAAGAGCCATGCGTGACGGTGACGACGGGCAGGCCTGCCGCCGAGAGCCGGGCGAGATTGCGGAAGATGTTGCCGCCGCGGACAAAGTCCTCGACGCGGTAGCGCAAAAGGTTGGCACCGGCGCTTTCGACGAGCTGGACATAGGGCAGCTTGTTCTCGAGCGCGAGCTCCTGCACCCGCAGCGTCTTGTCGAGACCGTAAGGTTGCAGCGCGCCGGCATCGATGCCGGCATCGTTGGCGCTGACCATGCAGCGGATGCCCGAGACGAAACCGATGCCGGCAATGACGCCGCCGCCGGCCACGCTCTTGGCGGCATCCGGCACGTCGAACATGTAGCCGGCGAGCGTCGACAGCTCGATGAAGGGCGCGCCGGGATCGAGCACCAGCGCGACGCGCTCGCGCGGCAGCAACTGTCCGCGCTTGTGGAAGCGGTCCTTCGCTGCCGCCGAAGCCGCGCGGGTGCGCTCCTCCAGCGCGCGCATGCGGTCGATCAGGCCGAGCATGCCGTCGCGGTTGGCCTGGTAGGCGGCGCTGCCGGGGGAGATGGTGTTTTCGAGAATGGACACGTTCAACTTGCTCCGTCGTTCCGGGGCGATGCGACAGCATCAAACCCGGAACCTCGAGATTCCGGGTTCACGCTTCGCGTGCCCCGGAATGACAGGATGTGGCTAGCGATTCGTCCCAAAGATCTTCCGCGCCTCGGCGGGAGACGCGATCTCGCGGCCCGCACGTCTTGCGCAGGCGGCGATGGCTTCGATGAGCTGGCCGTTCGACGTCACCTTCTTGCCGTCGGCGAGATAGAAGGCGTCCTCGAGGCCGGTGCGCAAATGGCCGCCGAGCTCGGCGCAGCGCTGGTGCAGCGGCCAGATCTCCTCGCGGCCGATGGCGGTGACCTGGAAATGCGCCTCGGGACGCTTCAGCTTGATCAGGATCGGGAGCAGCTCCGGATCAGCAGGCATGCCGGACGCAACGCCCATGACGAAGTTGTATTCGAGCGGTCCCTTGTACATGCCGACCTGGCGGTACATGCCGACGCAGCGCACGATGCCGACGTCGAAGCACTCGAACTCGGGGACGGTGCCGACCTCGTTCATGACGTCGAGATAATCCTTCACCTTCTCGACCGCGTTGTCGAACATCATCGGCGGCCAGGCCCAGGTGTTGTCGGCCTTGACCTTCAGGTAATTCAGGGAGCCGGCGTTGCAGGCCGCGATCTCGGGCTTGGTCTCGCGGATGCAGTCCAGTGCGCCTGAGTAGTTCGGCCCCGACACGCCCGAGGTGTGATTGATGATCACGCCGGGGCAGGCTTCGCGGATCGCCTGTTGGATCTCCCTGCTGACCGCGACTTCCCAGGACGGCAGATGCCCCTTGTTCGGCGCCTGCTGGCGCAGATGGATGTGCATGATGGAGGCGCCGGCATCGAACGCTGCCTTGGCCTCGCGCGCCATCTCTTCGGGCGTCACGGGCACGTTGTGCTGCTTCGGGTCGGTGAGCACGCCGTTCAGCGCGCAGGTGATGACGGCCTTGTCGCTCATGCCACTAATGTCTCGCACGTTGAGAATTCAACGGCTGCGATCATGTGATGGGCGGCATGCGGCTTCTTGCGCGGAGAAGCTGGAAAAAACGACGAATTCGTAGGGTGGGCAAAGGCGCCCTTGCGCCGTGCCCACCATCTTCTCGATCGCAAGAAATGCGCGGGCACGCTGCGCTTTGCGCACCCTACGGCAGCGGCGTCAACTCGCTTCCGCGAGCCGTACCGTCTCGGTGCTGCGGTAGATCGCAAGGTCGCGCGAACCGACGAAGATCGCGCGCGGCTTGAGCCCGTAGAAGCGGCGGATCGA
The nucleotide sequence above comes from Bradyrhizobium sp. NDS-1. Encoded proteins:
- a CDS encoding acyl-CoA carboxylase subunit beta, which gives rise to MSILENTISPGSAAYQANRDGMLGLIDRMRALEERTRAASAAAKDRFHKRGQLLPRERVALVLDPGAPFIELSTLAGYMFDVPDAAKSVAGGGVIAGIGFVSGIRCMVSANDAGIDAGALQPYGLDKTLRVQELALENKLPYVQLVESAGANLLRYRVEDFVRGGNIFRNLARLSAAGLPVVTVTHGSSTAGGAYQTGLSDYIVMVRGRTRAFLAGPPLLKAATGEIATEEELGGAEMHTQVSGLGDYLAEDDRDALRIAREIMAAMEWERPGKAAPLFKPPRYDQDELLGIMPMDHKRTVDMKQVIARIVDDSDFTEMAPNYGPATVCGHARIEGQAIGIITNNGPLDPAGANKATHFIQACCQTRTPILYLNNTTGYMVGKAYEEAGMIKHGSKMIQAVTSATVPQITIYCGASFGAGNYGMCGRGFHPRFCFSWPNAKTAVMGGEQAAETMAIVTEAAAARRGKPIEKDKLDAMKAQIIGVFDGQMDVFSTSARVLDDGVIDPRDSRAVLSEVLAICREGDARTPQRMQFSVARP
- a CDS encoding 3-keto-5-aminohexanoate cleavage protein gives rise to the protein MSDKAVITCALNGVLTDPKQHNVPVTPEEMAREAKAAFDAGASIMHIHLRQQAPNKGHLPSWEVAVSREIQQAIREACPGVIINHTSGVSGPNYSGALDCIRETKPEIAACNAGSLNYLKVKADNTWAWPPMMFDNAVEKVKDYLDVMNEVGTVPEFECFDVGIVRCVGMYRQVGMYKGPLEYNFVMGVASGMPADPELLPILIKLKRPEAHFQVTAIGREEIWPLHQRCAELGGHLRTGLEDAFYLADGKKVTSNGQLIEAIAACARRAGREIASPAEARKIFGTNR
- a CDS encoding acetyl/propionyl/methylcrotonyl-CoA carboxylase subunit alpha; the protein is MRNGSVQHRPFFKVLIANRGEIALRVMRSARQLGLGVVAVYSDADRDALHVRQADQAVRIGEALPAQSYLNISAIIAAAKASGADAVHPGYGFLAENEDFAQACKDAGLVFIGPSPQAIEAMGNKAGAKEIMKKAGVPIVPGYQGAEQGDEIMFAEARKIGFPVMIKAVAGGGGRGMRLVTDAASFPDALRSARSEAKAAFGDPTVILERAIQNPRHIEIQVFGDSHGNAIHLGERDCSVQRRHQKLIEEAPSPAVTPELRARMGEVAVAAVKALRYEGAGTLEFLLDSSGEFYFMEMNTRLQVEHPVTEAITGLDLVELQLRVARGEPLPVKQQDIKLSGHAIEVRLCSEDAGQDFMPQSGRMARWQVPESIRVEHALQSGSEIPPFYDSMIAKVISHGVTREEARGRLIVGLEQLTAFGVTTNQSFLLSCLRHPGFAKGEATTAFIGVHRDELLAPRADAAFDTALAGLLLYVTNPRAPSWRTGRSLSATFPLPAKIEIAGQTLELEVTRERDGSYSVVTDGRQDRFEIDQLDADAIRFRRDGVMDSAKLLRDGDRLYLQHRGMPLAVTDLTLAAPKATAANGGDGKVRAAMNGRVVAVLVKPGDRVTAGQPVLTLEAMKMEHVHKAGIDGVIAAIDVAEGEQVTTGRIVAEIGVASAAS